One Phyllostomus discolor isolate MPI-MPIP mPhyDis1 chromosome 10, mPhyDis1.pri.v3, whole genome shotgun sequence genomic window carries:
- the PEG10 gene encoding LOW QUALITY PROTEIN: retrotransposon-derived protein PEG10 (The sequence of the model RefSeq protein was modified relative to this genomic sequence to represent the inferred CDS: inserted 1 base in 1 codon) — protein MRNKKLLKTKRRKGGRGGQDPGLHSHRIEATLGRSPPTPPLTLGPDCPPPPPPPPPNDPTSPPNCCESDQYIPTLSERGREDLSEEINNLREKVMRQSEENNNLQNQVQKLTEENSNLREQVEPTPQDEEDDLELHGAAAAAAPPPPEEEECQEDLPEKFDGNPDMLAPFMSQCQLFMERSTRDFSADRVRVCFVTSMMTGRAARWASAKLERAHYLMHNYPAFMTEMKHVFEDPQRREAAKRKIRRLRQGMGSVIDYSNAFQMIAQDLDWNEPALIDQYHEGLSDHIQAELSHLEVAKTLSALIGQCIHIERRLARAAAARKPRSPPRALVLPRIANHHQVDPTEPVGGARMRLSQEEKERRRKLNLCLYCGNGGHYADNCPAKASKASPXGKLPGPAVEGPSATGPEIIRSPPDDASSHFQVTLQIHLPGRHTLFVRAMIDSGASGNFIDHEYVAQNAIPLRIKDWPILVEAIDGHPIASGPVVHETHDLVVDLGEHREVLSFDVTQSPFFPVVLGVRWLSTHDPNITWSTRSIVFDSEYCRYHCRMYSPIPPVLPPPAQPSFYYPVDGYRAYQPVRYYYVQNVYTPVDENVYPDHRLVDPNIEMIPGAHSIPSGHVYSLSEPEMAALRDFVARHVKDGLITPTVAPNGAQVLQVKRGWKLQVSYDCRAPNSFTIQNQYPRLSIPNLDDQAHLAAYSEYVPQIPGYPTYPAYGTYPTYPVGFAWYPVGRDGHGRPLYVPVMITWNPHWYRQPPVPQYPPPQPPPPPPPPPPPPSYSPM, from the exons ATGCg aaacaaaaagcttttgaaaacaaaaagaagaaagggtggAAGAGGAGGCCAGGATCCAGGCCTCCATTCCCACAGGATTGAAGCTACACTTGGGaggtcccctcccaccccacctctcaccctggGGCCCGActgcccaccacctcctcctcctcctccccccaacgACCCCACCTCCCCGCCAAACTGCTGCGAGTCAGACCAGTACATTCCTACTCTGTCTGAACGTGGGCGGGAGGATCTCTCTGAAGAGATCAACAACCTTAGAGAGAAGGTCATGAGGCAGTCCGAGGAGAACAACAACCTGCAGAACCAGGTGCAGAAGCTCACAGAGGAGAACTCAAACCTTCGTGAGCAAGTAGAACCCACCCCCCAGGATGAGGAGGATGACCTCGAGCTCCACGGCGCGGCAGCcgctgcagccccaccccctcccgagGAGGAAGAGTGCCAAGAAGACCTTCCTGAGAAATTCGACGGCAACCCAGACATGCTGGCTCCTTTCATGTCCCAGTGCCAACTCTTCATGGAAAGGAGCACCAGAGATTTCTCAGCTGATCGCGTCCGTGTCTGCTTCGTGACAAGCATGATGACCGGCCGTGCTGCCCGCTGGGCATCCGCAAAGCTGGAGCGAGCTCATTACCTGATGCACAACTACCCAGCCTTCATGACCGAGATGAAGCACGTCTTTGAAGACCCCCAGAGGCGAGAGGCAGCCAAACGCAAGATCAGACGTCTGCGCCAAGGCATGGGGTCAGTCATCGACTATTCCAATGCTTTCCAGATGATTGCCCAGGACCTGGATTGGAATGAGCCGGCACTGATTGACCAGTACCATGAGGGCCTCAGCGACCACATTCAGGCCGAGCTCTCTCACCTCGAAGTGGCCAAGACGCTGTCTGCGCTGATAGGTCAGTGCATCCACATCGAGAGAAGGCtggccagggcagctgcagcccgcAAGCCGCGCTCCCCTCCGCGGGCGCTGGTGCTGCCTCGCATCGCCAACCACCACCAGGTGGACCCCACCGAGCCTGTGGGAGGTGCGCGCATGCGCCTGagccaggaagaaaaggaaagacgcAGAAAGCTGAACCTCTGTCTTTACTGCGGAAATGGAGGTCACTACGCCGACAACTGTCCTGCCAAGGCCTCGAAGGCTTCGC GCGGGAAACTCCCCGGCCCCGCTGTAGAGGGACCTTCAGCGACCGGGCCGGAAATAATAAGGTCCCCACCAGATGATGCTTCATCTCACTTTCAAGTGACGCTCCAGATTCATCTTCCGGGCAGACACACCCTGTTCGTCCGGGCCATGATTGACTCTGGGGCTTCTGGCAACTTCATTGATCACGAATACGTTGCCCAGAATGCAATTCCTCTAAGAATCAAGGACTGGCCAATACTTGTGGAAGCGATTGATGGACATCCCATAGCATCGGGCCCAGTTGTCCACGAAACCCACGACCTGGTAGTCGACTTGGGAGAACACCGTGAAGTGCTGTCGTTTGATGTGACCCAGTCTCCATTCTTCCCCGTCGTCCTGGGGGTGCGCTGGCTGAGCACACACGATCCCAACATCACCTGGAGCACTCGGTCGATCGTCTTTGATTCTGAATACTGCCGATACCACTGCCGGATGTATTCTCCAATTCCACCAGTTCTCCCACCGCCGGCACAGCCGTCCTTCTACTACCCAGTTGACGGATACAGAGCTTACCAGCCAGTGAGGTATTACTATGTGCAGAATGTGTATACTCCAGTGGATGAGAACGTCTACCCAGATCACCGCCTGGTAGACCCCAACATTGAAATGATACCCGGAGCGCACAGCATTCCCAGCGGGCACGTGTACTCGCTGTCCGAGCCTGAAATGGCAGCTCTGCGTGATTTCGTGGCCAGGCATGTGAAAGATGGGCTGATTACTCCCACAGTCGCTCCTAACGGAGCCCAAGTGCTGCAAGTGAAAAGAGGATGGAAGCTGCAGGTTTCTTACGACTGCCGAGCTCCCAACAGTTTCACCATCCAGAATCAGTATCCTCGACTGTCAATTCCAAATTTGGATGACCAAGCTCACCTGGCAGCGTACAGTGAATATGTACCTCAGATACCTGGATACCCCACGTACCCTGCATATGGCACCTACCCAACCTACCCGGTTGGATTTGCCTGGTACCCAGTGGGACGAGATGGACATGGACGCCCGCTCTATGTCCCTGTGATGATCACCTGGAATCCGCATTGGTACCGCCAGCCTCCGGTACCTCAGTAcccgccgccgcagccgccgccgccaccgccgccgccgccgccgccgccgtcttACAGTCCCATGTGA